The Pyrus communis chromosome 2, drPyrComm1.1, whole genome shotgun sequence genome includes a window with the following:
- the LOC137724672 gene encoding uncharacterized protein gives MGANGSDSMSNDGRSKVLRKIWNACVPGKVRICAWRACMNGLPTHANLARRMVAVENVCSICGGNSESTEHVLRDSSLAKTVWFGGLGIRVDDSNHTRFISWITSVAMQSSSMVFDLCLMTLWRLWKNRNDVLWNGKQVRAKDLVLEADDPAKFEGEFGVIIRDHQGIFVAAGAGLIGPTGSAFHAELFAARQALMLAQSFCPVGARMVFEGDASNGFGCHAEAGGGLLSSRAYH, from the exons ATGGGGGCTAATGGGTCCGACTCAATGTCTAATGATGGACGTAGTAAAGTGTTAAGGAAGATTTGGAATGCCTGTGTGCCAGGGAAAGTTAGGATTTGTGCCTGGAGAGCATGCATGAATGGTTTACCCACGCATGCTAATCTTGCTAGGCGAATGGTGGCTGTGGAGAATGTGTGCAGTATTTGCGGAGGCAATAGTGAATCAACCGAGCATGTATTAAGGGACAGTAGCTTGGCAAAGACCGTTTGGTTTGGAGGTCTGGGGATTAGGGTCGACGATAGCAACCACACTCGATTTATTTCTTGGATAACCTCTGTTGCGATGCAATCCTCCTCGATGGTATTCGATCTTTGTTTGATGACTCTATGGCGGTTATGGAAGAATCGAAACGATGTGCTTTGGAATGGTAAGCAGGTAAGGGCGAAGGACCTGGTGCTTGAAGCTGACG ATCCAGCAAAGTTCGAGGGGGAATTCGGTGTCATAATTCGAGACCATCAGGGAATATTTGTCGCTGCAGGTGCGGGTTTGATTGGTCCCACGGGTTCTGCGTTCCATGCGGAGCTCTTTGCTGCTCGACAAGCTCTGATGTTGGCTCAATCGTTTTGTCCTGTGGGTGCAAGGATGGTGTTTGAGGGTGACGCGAGTAATGGTTTTGGCTGCCATGCAGAGGCAGGAGGAGGATTGCTCAGTTCTAGGGCCTATCATTAA